The Chryseobacterium sp. G0186 genome includes the window AGGCTCAGAAAACAAAGGAATGGCAGACAAGATACTTTCTGGAATTTTCTAAGGATAATGAAAAGCTGCTTAAAAAGGCTACTCAATTATTGAAAATTTAAAAAACTATATCTCTACAAAAAATGGCTGTACTACAATGTACAGCCATTTCTATTTATTTTAAATCTTTATTTTTTTATAGATTTTTGTTGTCTTCCAACAGTTCTCTTGCCTGATATTCCTGCACAAGATCAATCGCATTGGAAATAACATCGCTTAAAGCCGTGATAAATGTTCCTTCCTCAGCCATTCCGATAGCATGCTTTAAAGCTTCAATTTCTTTAGGAATAATCTCATAGCTAACGTCCTTACCTGCTTCATTAATTCCGTCAATGATCAATCCGTTGATTTCTTCCTCAGTTCTTCCACGAAGGTGTTTTTCATTTCGGATGATAATATAATCGAACATTCTGCCGGCAATTTTACCACATTCTTTAATGTCACTATCCCTTCTGTCTCCAACACCGGAAATAATTCCTATTTTCTTTGTAGACTCAACGTTTTTCAGATAGTCTTCAATGGCTTCATAGCCTGAGGGGTTGTGAGCAAAGTCAATCAGAACCTTAAAGTTTTTGAATTTAAAAACATTTAATCTTCCCGGAGTAAGCTGAGCACTCGGAATAAAAGTCCTTAAAGAGTTGGAAATATCTTCAATTCCAAAACCATGAAGATAACTTGCCAAACTGGCTGCCAGTACATTTTCGATCATAAATCTCGCTTTCCCTTCCATGGTAATCGGGAAATCTTTCGCTTTTCCGATTCTGATCTTCCAGTCTCCTTTTTTAATGGTTACAAATCCTTCTTCATACACACAGGTAATTCTTCCTTCTTTGGCAAATTTTACAATGTGCGGATTATTTTCGTCCATACTGAAAATAGCAACATTACAATCCAGATCATTCAAAATCTTCATGGAATATTCATTGTCTGCGTTCAGTACGCTCCAGCCTGTTTTCTTTACACTGTCCAGCACCACTCTCTTTACCTTGGTAAGGTCTTTTAAGTTATGAATATCATTCATTCCTAAGTGATCTTCCTCAATATTGGTCAATACACCAATATCACATTGTGAAAACCCTAGTCCTGAACGTAGAATTCCTCCTCTTGCAGTTTCCAGAACAGCAAATTCTACAGTAGGATCTTTTAATATGAATTCTGCAGAAATTGGACCTGTAGTATCTCCTTTTGAGAGCATGGTATTCTGAATATAGATTCCATCTGAGGTGGTAAATCCTACTCTATACCCGTTACTTTTTACAATATGTGAGATAAGTCTTGTTGTAGTTGTCTTTCCGTTGGTTCCTGTAACAGCAATAATTGGAATGGTAAAAGGTTTCCCCTGCGGATAAAGCATATCTACAACAGGAGCCGCAACATTCCTTGGAAGTCCCTCACTTGGAGCCAGATGCATCCTGAATCCCGGAGCTGCATTAACTTCTATAATAGCTCCTCCACTTTCCTTTAAAGGCTGGGTAAGGTTTTCAGCCATAATATCAATACCGCAGACATCCAATCCAATAATCTTGGAAATTCTTTCTGCCATCGTAATGTTTTCAGGATGTACCATATCGGTAACATCAATGGATGTCCCCCCCGTTGAAAGATTAGCCGTTGACTTCAGATACACCACTTCTCCTCTTTGAGGAACCGTTTCCAATGTATATTGTAACTTCTCCAGCAGTTCTGTGGTATCCTTATCTACTTCAATCTCGGTAAGTACATTTTCATGACCATAACCTCGCCTCGGATCTGTATTTTCCTTATCTATAAGCTGTTGGATATTCAATTCTCCATCACCTACAATATGAGCAGGAACTCTCCTTGCAGCAGCAACCATTTTATTGTCAATTACCAATACCCTGAAATCATATCCGGTAATGTATTTTTCAACAATTACTTTTCTGGAATATTTCTGGGCATGTTCCAATCCTATTTTAGCAGAATCCCAGTCATTGACATTAATAGATGAGCCTTTCCCGTGGTTTCCATCCAATGGTTTTAAAACAATGGGATAGCCTATTTTTTTGATAACACTCGTCAAATCTTCTTCATCTACCACCAGATCTCCAATGGGAACCGGAATGGCAGCATCATGCAGCATTCTTTTGGTTAATTCTTTATTACAGGCAATATCCACCGCAATAGAACTTGTTTTTCCGGTGATGGTAGCCTGAAAACGCTGTTGATTTACTCCATATCCAAGCTGTACAAGGGAGTTTGTTCCCAATCGGATCCAGGGGATCTTTCGGGAGACCGCCTCTTCTACGATACTTCCTGTAGAAGGTCCTAAACGAACACGTTCCCTGATTTCCTTTAATTTGTGAATGCAGGCATTCAGATCATAATCTGTTCCGTCAATTAATGATTGAGCAATCTTTACTGCTTCTTCAGCAGCATAAATTCCCACATTTTCTTCAAGATAGTTGAATACTACATTATACACTCCCGGAGTTCTTGTCTCCCGGGTTCTTCCAAACCCCACATCCATTCCTGCCAGGGTTTGTATTTCCAAGGCAATATGCTCAATGACATGTCCCATCCAGGTTCCTGTTTCCACTCTATGGAAAAAACCACCTTCCACTCCTTCTGAGCATCTGTGGGTGATCAATGACGGGATCAATTTTTCAATTCTTTCCCTGAATCCTTCAATCTTATTGGTAGGATAATTCTCCATTTCCTCAAGGTCCAACCTCATCTGTATCAGTTTCTTTCGTCTGATACTCCAGATATTAGGACCACGTAGTGCCTGAATCTTTTCGATTTTCATAGTCTATTGGCATTTTAACAGTTAATAATAACTCTTTTCAAAATCAAATATAATATAAAACCCTAAACAAAACTACACTAGAATTGAAGATTTACTAAAAAAGAAATAATTTTTATTAACATTCCTAAAACATTAAAAATCAACTAAAGATGGCACGAATTTCGCCAAAGAATGTTAATTATTTTTTAATTTTGTACCATGACAAAACCTGTTGGAAAATTAATAGTTATCGGAGGAGCTGTAAACAAGGGAAGTTTTGCAGAAACCGATTATGATCAGAATATCGAAAAGAATCTTAACTTTTTTGAGCGTGGGATCCTGCGAAAGATCATTAACGAATCAAAGCACAAAGAAAATTCTGTTATTGAGATCGTAACCACGGCCTCTCAAATTCCTCAGATCGTAGGTTCTGAATATAAAAAGGCTTTTGAGTTTCTGGGGGTTAAAAATGTAAATGTTCTTGATATTCATAACCGTGAAGAAGCCAACTCTGATGCCATGGTAGCAAGAGCTAATGCAGCTGATGTAATGATGTTCACCGGTGGAGATCAATTAAGACTGACTTCCATTTTAGGAGGAACAAGATTTCATGATACAATCTTATTAAAATATCAGGAACAGGACTTTATTTATTCCGGAACCTCCGCAGGAGCAGCAGCCGCCTCTGAAAATATGATTTATCAGGGAAGCAGTTCTGAAGCGCTTCTAAAAGGGGAAATCAAAACCACACAGGGATTGGGTCTTATCGATAATGTAATCATCGATACTCACTTTGTACAGCGAGGCAGAATCGGACGTCTTTTTCAGGCTGTTGTCAACAATCCGAGAACATTAGGAATCGGGCTTGGGGAAGATACGGGGCTTTTCATTCATAATGATGTGATGACTGCTGTTGGATCAGGTCTTGTTATTTTAGTAGACGGAAGATTCATAAAAGATACTAATCTTACCAACATCAATCTGGGAGAGCCTATTTCTATTGATAATTTAACGGTTCATGTAATGTCTATGAATGATCATTATGATCTTACCACAAAGACACTTACTATTGAGAATTCTCAGTTTAATCCGATTCCTCAGGATAAATAATTTTCAAACTCAATTCAAAAGTAATTCTTATTTTAGTTTTTAAAAAATACTAAATGATAGAAGAAAAAATTGAACGGCTTATCCATCTTCTTTTGGAAGGATATGATGTCAGCAACAAAGAGGAAATTATTTCAAACTGTTCTTTCTGCTACAGAAATCCACATCAATATATCATTAATAATGATGCAGAATGGGTAATTGACAGCAATAAAGATGGAGCATTTGAGTTTTCAGTGACCAACGAACTATTTGATTTTCTGATTCGTGGGGACAAAATAGATGAGGTCCATGAACTCATTGATGAAAGCCTGGATAATCTACTCGGAGATTTCCCGATAGGCATAAAATATGCTCCGGATTATTTTGCATGGCTACAGCCTAAGCTTGATCTGGAAGACCCACCCTTGGAAGTTATTGAGCTTGCAGACAGCTATTCCGATGAACTACAACTGATGATTATTGAAAAACACAATTTGGAAAGTATATCAAAACTCTGTCAGGAATTAATGGTTAATTTTAGAAGAACTACAGAGTTTTATTAACCTTTTTAGACCGATAACAATTTAAAAAGTAAAAAACTAAACTTTATTTATGAAAATCATCATCCACGGCGGTTTTTTCTCTGAAAGTGACCAAAGCCATGAAATAAAGACCGCTAAACAAAACTCTTTAAAGGAAATTGCTCAAAAAGCCTTTGGCTATCTTCAGACTCACTCTGCATTTGACGCAGTAGCCTATGCCGTTTCTTTACTGGAAGACGATCCGTTGTACAATGCCGGGATTGGTTCCCAGATTCAAAGTGACGGGATCATCCGTATGAGTGCTGCCATTATGAATGGAGAAACCCAGAAGCTAAGCGGAGTCATTAATATTCAGGAGGTAAAGAATCCTATTTTTGTTGCCAAAGATCTAATTGGAGAAGATGACAGAGTTTTAGGTGGACAGGGTGCAAAAACATATGCTACAGAACTTGGGTTTGAAAACTTTTCTACAGAAATTCCGCAAAGAAGAGCTGAATACGAAGCTAAGGTGAATAATGGAGGAAAAGGTACGGTAGGCTGCGTTGCTATTGACAGAGATGGAAAACTGGCTGTTGCCACTTCCACGGGTGGAAAGGGTTTTGAAATTCCGGGAAGGATCTCAGATTCTGCCACAGTGGCCGGAAATTATGCCAACGCATTCTGTGCTGTAAGCTGTACCGGTGTGGGGGAAGATATTGTAAGCAATGCTACGGCTACAAAGATTGTAACCAGAGTTACCGATGGAATGAGCCTTGAGAAAGCTTTTAACAAGACCTTCGATGAGCTTAAAACCATAGATGGATTTGCAGGGGCCATCGCTATTGATAAAGAGGGGAATGTTTATCATCAAGATTCTTATCCTACTATGGTCTTTGCCAGTTTTGATGGAGAAAAATTTGAGATCTTCTCTTAATTTTAACATTTTTTTATAATTGTACTTAATTTTTTGGCACGTATTTTACATAAGTAATAGTAACAAATTTTAATATTAATATCTTAAAAATAGAAATCATGGGAAACAAAACAAAAGGCTTATTAGCTTTACTAGGATTAGGTGCTTTAGCTTATTGGAAATATAAAAATTCATCTCCTGAAGATCAGCAGGCTGTGAAAGATAAAATCAATACGGCAAAAGATAATCTTAACAAATGGGGAAATGACCTTAAGGATAAAGCCAACGATGTTGCTTCTCAGGTTCAGAGTAAAGTAGATGAAGCCAAAACAAAGGCTGAAGATTCTTTAAACTAAAAACAGAAAGTAGTTTTTTTAACATTCATATATTAGAAAAAAGTCACCGCAATCATTGTGGTGACTTTTTGATTCATATAACCCTTTCCATACAGCTGTTTCAATACTTAGGTTGTTATTTTCTGCTTAGAAGTAAATTCATGAGAGGAAAAGCATCCAAAAGAGCAGCACGCGAATCTTCCTTTACCGTATTGCAGTCTGACCATTTTATATCTTCATTCATGATGTTAATACATGTATTATTACGCAGATAGTAAACAGCAGAATAATTGATATGTTGATCTTCAGAATCTTCTTTACTGCGAATATTTATTTTTGCCTTGATTAACTTTCTATTCTTGTAATAGAACTGATAGTCATGAATATTGTTGACCATCATTTTATGTTCCAGTTTTATATATTTTGGTTTCCTGGTATTACAAATTAAACTTGTACTCATAACAGGTACATTATTTTTGCCATCACTCATCCCTGTTACAATGGTTTCTTTTTTTACTTCTTTATCCATATCAAGTAATTGACATTGATATTCCACTTCTTTTATATAAGCCTCACTTTTCTTTTGGCTCATACAAGAGAAAATCAGGATTACGGGTAACAATAACAGATAAGTTTTCATGGAAATTTTATTGTCCCAGCAGTTTTTTCTTTTGTTCAATAAATTCTTCCTCGCTTAACACTCCATTCTCCTTCAATCTTCCCAGTTGTTCCAGCTGATCTAAAACACTAGGTTCAGGCTTATTGGGGAAATATTCTTCAGGACGGGACATAAAGTCTCTCACTTTTTCACAAAATAATTCTGCATCATATTTCCCAACTCCGTCAATTTCAACAATATCATCGGATACATGAATATCTATGGATGCCAACATCAGCTCAGCTTCATATTGTATGGAGCTTATCTTACTGTAGGAAAAGTCCTCAACTTTTAATCCATACATAAATTCCTTATCTACAAAAATCAGTCGTCTGTCTGTTGCGACTAAAATAATATGATGGGTAGTCGTTTTATTTCTGCCTTCAACAAGATAGACAATTTTTTCGTCTGCTGATAATATATTGGGTAATTCACGAATTTCTTTTCTGGCAAAAAATGTGGGATTAATATCCAGTTTTTCGAGTTCGTCCTTTATTTGATCCTGTCTTGATCTTGTACTCATTGTATTTGTTTATGGGCCTAAATTACTATTTCTTGGTAAGAAAATAATTTAGTTCAATGAAAATATTAAATTTTAGGGGAAATAACAATGGAAGAATATAAACTGTAGACTTCCCAACCCAGAGTTTCATATAAAAATTTCCCCTCTTCTGTAGCTGCGAGAAAGTTATTGAAAACTCCTTTTGATAGTGCGATTTTTTCCAATTCCTTCATAACGCAAGAACCCAATCCCTTTCTTCTGTGATTCTCTTCTGTCACAATCCTGTCATACACCGCCAAATCCTCTAACAAAACAATATGACCTATGGCAGCCTGCTCTCCATTTTCTGCAATGATCCTTACTGTAAATAGAGAATCATCATGAGTAGATTCCACATAATAACCATCCGGAAGACTTGAATCAGGGATATTCATGGGATGGAAACAGCCCATCATATACCCTTGTGGCTGAAGTTGCCATTTTTCAGGAATATTTTTGATAAAGAGCTCAGGAGAAGCACAAACCTTCAGATAAACCCAAGGTTCATCAATGGTACGGGAAAGCTGGAAAAAATCTTCATCAGGCTCAGAAAATACATACCGTTCTTTTTGTTTTTCATCACCAACTTCAACCCACAATCCTGATCCATACGGAATCGGTAAAGGCACTTTCCTTGATAAAGACCATGCTTGTAGCCATTTTTCTAATAGTTGTTTAGATACTTTATCTTTCATAGCAGAATGTTATTGAAGTTGTTCCAGAAGTTTCATTTTTTGTTCTGTAAATTCAGCATCTGTCAGAATTCCATTCTCTCTTAATTTTCCCAATTTTTCTAACTGCTCAAAAACGTCTTCTGTTGATATAACTTTTGCTGAGTTCGTTTGTTTTTTAGGTTGTACTCCGGGATTTGGATCTGTTTCCTGAGATTTATTGTAGATTCCTTTTATGGTATCATAAAATTTTTCAGCGTCTTCTCTATCGAGATAGCATTCAAACTCTACTACTCTTTCATCCAAATGCAGTTTGATGATTGGGGATTTCGGATCTGTAACAAAACTTACAGACTTAATGGTACCGTTGAGATAATCAATGATTTTCGCAGAGCCAAACATTGATTTCGATACAGATAACATTCTTTTCTGTGTTGCCACTAAGATTCCGGCATCTAATGTCTTCACAAACTGGGCATCTGTGATCGCAATAATTTTTTCATCTTCAGCAATAAGGTTGGGAAGTTCCTTGATTTCACCTCTTGTATAGACGGAAAGATTTGCATTCAGATTTTCAAGTTCCTGTTTTATTTTTTGTTTTCTTCGCTTATAAACGTCTTTGGAGATACTTTGAGGTTCAGAATCTAAAGCCACAGGAAGATTTTCATCTACCAATACAGGCTGATTCTGTTCCGATTTTTTATTTTGTATCATTTCGTTAATATCATCAATGCTGAACTTATTAAGGTTGTACAGCAATTCCTGATTGATATAACTTATTTTATCTAAACATTTATTGCATAAAACACCGCCATCAGAAAGTTTATTTTCCCCCAGAAGCGTATCCATAGACGTTAGTTCTGTTTTACACAATGAACAGTTATTACTCATTTTCTTGTTTTTTATAATTTATCCAGCAGTTTTTTCTTCTGCTCTTCAAATTCTTCACTGGTTAAGATACCATTTTCTTTTAATTCCCCTAGCTTTTCAAGCTTATCAAAGACAGCTTCTGCATCTTCTTTTATGGATTGTTGCCCTTGTTGGTTCAACCTGTTTTGAGGACTGTATATATAGTTTTGTATAGCTTCATAAAAGGTTTTTGCAGCATTTCGGTTTTGGAGTTTAAATTCTGCTTTAATTCCTTCGTTGGTAAATATTTTCAATTCGGAAGAAATCAGACCATAGCTATGCTGTATGGAAACAATCTTATGAAGAGGAAATTCATTTTCCGCTACCTCTCCCAGAGGCACTTTATCTGTAAAAATTACTCTTTGCTCTGTTGATACCAGAATACCATCCAGATTATTGTTTACATATTTTCCCTCTGCAATAGCAATGATTCCCTCATCATTACCCAAAACTGCTGGAAGCTTTTTGACTGCATAATCTGCAAAAATACTGAGTTGAATATGTAAGGCATCAATCTGTTCTTTAATTTCGGTAAGCCTTGTGGTGTCTTCTTTTGTATTCACATTCACCTGTACAGAATGGGAGGATATCACAACCGTTTGGGATTCCACAGATTCTACAAGAGGTATCTCCCGAGTGTCAACTTCCGCGTCTTCTTTATCCGCAATATTTTCTCCCAATACAATATCCCTTATCTGTACCAAACTATAATTAATAAGGTCATACACCAGATCTTTATTAATATTGGTTGCTTTATTCAGACATTTATTGCACAGAATTCCACCGTCTGAAAGTTTATTCTCTCCCAGAATCGTATCCATGGAAGTTAATGGCATTCCACACAAAGCACAATTTGTGTTCATTCTAGTTTTATATTTAATAATTTCAAATCAAAACAGAGATTTTTTATTTGTTCCCCTCTGTATCAACTTAAAGCACAAGTTATGATTTACTTTCAATCCTAATATTGATCTTTGAGCTCTTTTTTTTATTTTTGATTAAAGCCTTTGTAGTAGTTTTGCTTTCTGGGAAGAGAATTCTTCTTCACTTAAAATCCCCATTTCTTTTAGTTTTCCAAGCTTTTCCAATTGTTCAAAAATCACTTCCGGAGATTCTTTCGGAGTATTTGATGAACCTTGTGAAGATGGAGTCAGTGTGCTTTGGTACAATGACTGCGGTTGTCTTGGCTGTTGACTCATTTGTTTTTCAGGCTCATTAAAATAGCCCTTTCCAATAGTACAGAATACTCTTCCATCGCTTTTATTATGCAGCTTAAATTCTGCTACACCACCTCTAGTATTGATCTTCAACACTGAGTACAAAAGGTTTTCAACTTGTTCTATGGATGTAATATCTTGATGGGTAAATTCTCTCTTTATCACTCCTCCCAAGAATTTTTTATCCATGAAAATCACTCTTCTCTGTGTTGAAAAAATGATTCCTTCTCTATTGCTATGAAGATCTATACATTCTGCAATAGCAACCAGTTTTTCATCTCCGTCTAAAACTTTATCCAGTTCATTCACTTCTTCATTGGCCAATACACTTAGTCTGGCATTAAGCGCGACAATCTGATCTTTGATTTCATCAAGTCTGGTAGGAGCATCATATTCAAAGTTGTTGGATCCTGCATATGCAGAGCTGCCAGGATTCTGACTTGCATCAATTTTACTTTTAAGGATCATCCCTGTAATTTCAGCGAAGTAAAACTGATCGAGATTATTGATAAGGTCTCTGTTGACCGTAATTGCTTTATTAAAACATTCCGCACACAAATAACCGCCATCTGCAAGTTTATTCTTTCCTACAAGCATATCTGTAGATGTTAACGGTGTTCCGCATAGTGCACAAATAGTATTCATCTGGTTTTTATGTTTAAAAGTTTTCATTAAAACAGGGTATTCTCGTGACCCTATTTCTCTATATCGACCCTAAATTACAAATTCTGGTTCGTTTTTCACAAAGGTTATAGTTTTTCTAGGAGTTTTTTCTTTTGAATGATAAATTCATCATCCGTGAGAACTCCATTTTCTCTCAGACTGCCAAGCTGTTCCAAAAGTTCCAAAACAGACAATCCTGATTCTTCAGCAACTTGTGTTTCCACATGCCCGAGAACAGTATTTACTGTTTTACAAAATTCTTCAGTAAGACTTGAATCTGTTTTTTCAAATTGAAAGATATATTCTTCCGTATTAATTTTAATGAAAGGTTCTCTATATTCTACCATTGTGATTCTTTCATGAGGAATTACTTCGATATCATCCGTTTCCAGCCCTTTAAAAATCAATCTACTCCCTGTTGAGAGCAATAACGTTGATATTCCATTGTAAAGTCCATCAATAATATGAATTACTTTTTCATCTTCCATCAAAATATCCGGAAGCTGATCAATATATTCTACAGCCCATACCAGTAATCTCGGATTAATATATTGAACCTGGTGTCTTATATTTTGCATTAGTTCTTTATTATAAACGAAATGTAAACTTTTTTATCAACCTGAATTGGTTATATCTCAATAAAAAAAGCCCAAGGTTATTCTTTATAAAAAGCCTTGAGCTGTTTCTCTATTTATAAATTAGTCTTTATTTATCCTAAAAACTCTTCCGAAGAAACTGTTTTCTGTTCCCCGGCTTCAAGATTTTTAAAGGTAACTGTTCCATTTTTAATTTCTTCCTCACCTAAGAAAACAAGGTTCTTAATTCCTTTCTTTTCAGCATAGGTGAATTGCTTATTTATTTTTGCACTTTCAGGATAAAGTTCTGCTGAAATACCTTTTGCTCTTAACTGCATAATCAGCTTTAGTGCCTCTATAGTTCCCTCACCACCGAAATTAGCAAATAAATATTCTGTTTTAGAAGAAGCTTCTTCAGGGAAAAGATTCAACTCCTCCATTACTAGATAGATTCTATCCAATCCGAATGAAATTCCAATTCCCGGAATATTTTTAACTCCAAAAACCTCTGTAAGGTTGTCGTATCTACCACCACCGCCAATGGATCCCATGGCAACTTCATCAGCTTTCACTTCAAAGATCGCTCCTGTATAATAGTCCAGGCCTCTCGCTAACGTAATATTGAAAACAAGATTCTGAATATCAACACCCAAGTTCAGAGATTGTGTAAGAACAAATTCTAATTCTTCAACACCCTGCAATCCAATTTCATTACCAGCAAATTTCTCCTTAAGCTGAAGAAGGTTTTCCAGAGCATCATCAGACTGACTGAATAAGAAGTCCAATTTATCAATAGATTCCTGAGAGATTTCTCTTTCCAGAAGTTCCTTTACAACTCCATCTTTTCCAATTTTATCGAGTTTATCCAAAGCAACTGTAAAATCAATCAGTTTGTCGGTAATTCCAGCATATTCAGCTAATCCGGAAAGGATTTTTCTGTTGTTCATGTGAATGGTTACAGGGACTCTTAAATCAGAGAATGACTTCAAATACAGCTGAACTAAGTCCACTTCCTGCAATAAACTTTCACTTCCTACGATATCAGCATCACATTGATAGAATTCTCTGTATCTCCCTTTTTGCGGTCTGTCAGCTCTCCATACCGGCTGGATCTGGTAACGTTTAAACGGAAAAGTCAGTTTCCCATGATTCATTGCTACGAATCTTGCAAAAGGTACAGTAAGGTCATAACGAAGTGCTTTATCAGTTAGACTTTCTGAGCTGAATGGTTTTTCAAGTGCTCTTTGAAAATCATTCAGCATTTGCGTTTTCTTATCTTCCTTTGCTTCATTAATACTTGAATTCAAAATCTTAAAGATCAAGCGATCACCTTCCTCTCCGTATTTTCCTGTAAGGGTAGAAAGATTTTCAAAGCTTGGAGTTTCCAATGGCTGAAATCCGAATAACTCAAAGTTATTCTGTAAAATATTGATGATATATTTTCTTCTGGAAACTTCCTGTGCTGTAAAATCTCTTGTTCCTTTTGCTAAACTTGGCTTCATTTTATAATTGATAAATGATATTAATAATTAAAATTCTCCTTACCCTAAATATTAAACTACAAGAGTTTCAATAGACTCCATTAAACATTCTACTCTCACTATCACAACTTCATTTCATTTATCATTTGAAATAAGCTTCAGTTTCATCTATGGATAAGTATTGCAAAAATAAGGAATTGCAAGGACTTTACACAGCATAAAAAAGCTGAAAAAGCAATCTTCTCCAGCTTTTGTAATTATATGATCATTAAGTCTAAAAAATCAGACACTTTCAAGGATTTCCAGAATTTCTTCACCATAATTTTCAATCTTATGCTTTCCAAATCCCTTGATATCAAGTAGCTCTTCTTTTTTAGCAGGTTTATACTTTGCTACAGACATCAATTCCTTGTTGCTTGCAATAAAATAGGTAGGTAAATTTTGTTCTCTGGCTTTTTCTGATCTCCAGAGTTTCAGGGCATTCAAAATCTGCTCTTCATCATAGCTTAGAGGATCATCTTCTGCAGAGTATTTAATGATCTTTGGCTCCTTTACTGTATTTTTCACAAGCTTATGTTCTTCAAAATACAAGATAACAGACCAATAACATTCATCATTTACAAAAGCTGTTTCTACTTTTATAATCTCATTGGCTTCCAGAAAATCATCCAGCATCTTTTGATCCTTATAGAGTAATTCTTCGGGAAGTCTTATTTTAAATACTTTCACTTTCATCATCTGTGTTTTTAGAATTATTTACCACCTAATAATAGAATTTCGTCTATACGAATTTCCGTAAT containing:
- the cphA gene encoding cyanophycin synthetase, producing the protein MKIEKIQALRGPNIWSIRRKKLIQMRLDLEEMENYPTNKIEGFRERIEKLIPSLITHRCSEGVEGGFFHRVETGTWMGHVIEHIALEIQTLAGMDVGFGRTRETRTPGVYNVVFNYLEENVGIYAAEEAVKIAQSLIDGTDYDLNACIHKLKEIRERVRLGPSTGSIVEEAVSRKIPWIRLGTNSLVQLGYGVNQQRFQATITGKTSSIAVDIACNKELTKRMLHDAAIPVPIGDLVVDEEDLTSVIKKIGYPIVLKPLDGNHGKGSSINVNDWDSAKIGLEHAQKYSRKVIVEKYITGYDFRVLVIDNKMVAAARRVPAHIVGDGELNIQQLIDKENTDPRRGYGHENVLTEIEVDKDTTELLEKLQYTLETVPQRGEVVYLKSTANLSTGGTSIDVTDMVHPENITMAERISKIIGLDVCGIDIMAENLTQPLKESGGAIIEVNAAPGFRMHLAPSEGLPRNVAAPVVDMLYPQGKPFTIPIIAVTGTNGKTTTTRLISHIVKSNGYRVGFTTSDGIYIQNTMLSKGDTTGPISAEFILKDPTVEFAVLETARGGILRSGLGFSQCDIGVLTNIEEDHLGMNDIHNLKDLTKVKRVVLDSVKKTGWSVLNADNEYSMKILNDLDCNVAIFSMDENNPHIVKFAKEGRITCVYEEGFVTIKKGDWKIRIGKAKDFPITMEGKARFMIENVLAASLASYLHGFGIEDISNSLRTFIPSAQLTPGRLNVFKFKNFKVLIDFAHNPSGYEAIEDYLKNVESTKKIGIISGVGDRRDSDIKECGKIAGRMFDYIIIRNEKHLRGRTEEEINGLIIDGINEAGKDVSYEIIPKEIEALKHAIGMAEEGTFITALSDVISNAIDLVQEYQARELLEDNKNL
- a CDS encoding cyanophycinase; amino-acid sequence: MTKPVGKLIVIGGAVNKGSFAETDYDQNIEKNLNFFERGILRKIINESKHKENSVIEIVTTASQIPQIVGSEYKKAFEFLGVKNVNVLDIHNREEANSDAMVARANAADVMMFTGGDQLRLTSILGGTRFHDTILLKYQEQDFIYSGTSAGAAAASENMIYQGSSSEALLKGEIKTTQGLGLIDNVIIDTHFVQRGRIGRLFQAVVNNPRTLGIGLGEDTGLFIHNDVMTAVGSGLVILVDGRFIKDTNLTNINLGEPISIDNLTVHVMSMNDHYDLTTKTLTIENSQFNPIPQDK
- a CDS encoding isoaspartyl peptidase/L-asparaginase; the encoded protein is MKIIIHGGFFSESDQSHEIKTAKQNSLKEIAQKAFGYLQTHSAFDAVAYAVSLLEDDPLYNAGIGSQIQSDGIIRMSAAIMNGETQKLSGVINIQEVKNPIFVAKDLIGEDDRVLGGQGAKTYATELGFENFSTEIPQRRAEYEAKVNNGGKGTVGCVAIDRDGKLAVATSTGGKGFEIPGRISDSATVAGNYANAFCAVSCTGVGEDIVSNATATKIVTRVTDGMSLEKAFNKTFDELKTIDGFAGAIAIDKEGNVYHQDSYPTMVFASFDGEKFEIFS
- a CDS encoding YtxH domain-containing protein, giving the protein MGNKTKGLLALLGLGALAYWKYKNSSPEDQQAVKDKINTAKDNLNKWGNDLKDKANDVASQVQSKVDEAKTKAEDSLN
- a CDS encoding PH domain-containing protein, producing MSTRSRQDQIKDELEKLDINPTFFARKEIRELPNILSADEKIVYLVEGRNKTTTHHIILVATDRRLIFVDKEFMYGLKVEDFSYSKISSIQYEAELMLASIDIHVSDDIVEIDGVGKYDAELFCEKVRDFMSRPEEYFPNKPEPSVLDQLEQLGRLKENGVLSEEEFIEQKKKLLGQ
- a CDS encoding GNAT family N-acetyltransferase, coding for MKDKVSKQLLEKWLQAWSLSRKVPLPIPYGSGLWVEVGDEKQKERYVFSEPDEDFFQLSRTIDEPWVYLKVCASPELFIKNIPEKWQLQPQGYMMGCFHPMNIPDSSLPDGYYVESTHDDSLFTVRIIAENGEQAAIGHIVLLEDLAVYDRIVTEENHRRKGLGSCVMKELEKIALSKGVFNNFLAATEEGKFLYETLGWEVYSLYSSIVISPKI
- a CDS encoding PH domain-containing protein — translated: MSNNCSLCKTELTSMDTLLGENKLSDGGVLCNKCLDKISYINQELLYNLNKFSIDDINEMIQNKKSEQNQPVLVDENLPVALDSEPQSISKDVYKRRKQKIKQELENLNANLSVYTRGEIKELPNLIAEDEKIIAITDAQFVKTLDAGILVATQKRMLSVSKSMFGSAKIIDYLNGTIKSVSFVTDPKSPIIKLHLDERVVEFECYLDREDAEKFYDTIKGIYNKSQETDPNPGVQPKKQTNSAKVISTEDVFEQLEKLGKLRENGILTDAEFTEQKMKLLEQLQ
- a CDS encoding PH domain-containing protein yields the protein MNTNCALCGMPLTSMDTILGENKLSDGGILCNKCLNKATNINKDLVYDLINYSLVQIRDIVLGENIADKEDAEVDTREIPLVESVESQTVVISSHSVQVNVNTKEDTTRLTEIKEQIDALHIQLSIFADYAVKKLPAVLGNDEGIIAIAEGKYVNNNLDGILVSTEQRVIFTDKVPLGEVAENEFPLHKIVSIQHSYGLISSELKIFTNEGIKAEFKLQNRNAAKTFYEAIQNYIYSPQNRLNQQGQQSIKEDAEAVFDKLEKLGELKENGILTSEEFEEQKKKLLDKL